The sequence AACTTTTAAAGCTAAAGAAAAATCTTTTTTTTTAATATAAATTTTTACTAAATTTAATTTAGTTAAATAAATTAAATTTTCTTCAGGATTAAAAGATAAAATTTTTTTTAATATTTTAATAGAATTATTATATTTATGCTGAACAAAATATTTTTTTGCAAGATTCATTCCAACTAAAATACCGTAAATATTTTTATTTTTCTTAAAAAACAATATTTCTTTTTTAGTTATTTTAAGATTTTTTTCTTCATTAAGATCTACTATATTTTTAAATTCTTCTATTATTTTTTCATGATTTATTTTTATATTTTTTTTTTGTATTAAAAATGTACAGATTGATAATACAAATAAAAAAAACAAAAAAATCAAAAAAAAAATTTTTTTATATTTCAAAAAAACATTTTTTTTTTTCATATTTATTCTTTTAAGAAATTATTT comes from Buchnera aphidicola (Cinara strobi) and encodes:
- a CDS encoding tetratricopeptide repeat protein yields the protein MKKKNVFLKYKKIFFLIFLFFLFVLSICTFLIQKKNIKINHEKIIEEFKNIVDLNEEKNLKITKKEILFFKKNKNIYGILVGMNLAKKYFVQHKYNNSIKILKKILSFNPEENLIYLTKLNLVKIYIKKKDFSLALKVIKHVKDDSWKIVFENYKNILLSKKRNIK